Proteins encoded in a region of the Streptomyces sp. NBC_00258 genome:
- a CDS encoding class III extradiol dioxygenase subunit B-like domain-containing protein, translating into MLVAAAVCPCPPLLVPDVAAGAAPELDTARAACTDALGVLAAARPDRLVVVGPADQSGRGPHPEGARGTFHGFGVDLDVRLGGNGARTLEGPAGSGPVEGADRPLPPSLAVAAWLLGRTNWSDAPVEGLGVGEPLAAERCIQSGREIAERGERVALLVMGDASACRTLKAPGYLDDRAAGFDAEVAHALGTADVAALKTLDAELAYELKASGRAPWQVLAGAAEGAGLAGALLYEDAPYGVGYVVAAWS; encoded by the coding sequence ATGCTTGTCGCCGCCGCCGTCTGCCCCTGCCCGCCCCTCCTAGTGCCCGACGTCGCCGCGGGCGCCGCACCCGAACTGGACACCGCGCGTGCCGCCTGCACGGACGCGCTGGGGGTCCTGGCCGCCGCGCGGCCCGACCGGCTGGTGGTCGTGGGTCCCGCCGACCAGAGCGGCCGCGGACCCCACCCGGAGGGCGCCCGGGGCACGTTCCACGGCTTCGGCGTGGATCTCGACGTCAGGCTGGGCGGGAACGGGGCCCGGACGCTGGAAGGCCCGGCCGGATCCGGCCCCGTCGAGGGCGCCGATCGGCCCCTGCCGCCGTCGCTCGCGGTCGCGGCCTGGCTGCTCGGTCGTACGAACTGGTCGGACGCCCCCGTCGAAGGTCTCGGTGTGGGGGAACCTCTCGCGGCCGAGCGGTGTATCCAAAGCGGAAGGGAAATCGCCGAGCGGGGCGAGCGGGTGGCGTTGCTGGTGATGGGCGACGCCAGCGCATGCCGCACGCTCAAGGCGCCCGGGTATCTGGACGACCGGGCGGCGGGCTTCGACGCGGAGGTGGCGCATGCGCTCGGAACGGCCGACGTGGCCGCGCTCAAGACACTGGACGCGGAGCTGGCGTACGAGTTGAAGGCCTCCGGCCGCGCACCCTGGCAGGTGCTCGCGGGCGCCGCCGAGGGCGCGGGGCTCGCGGGCGCGCTCCTGTACGAGGACGCGCCCTACGGCGTGGGATACGTGGTGGCGGCTTGGTCGTAG
- the miaB gene encoding tRNA (N6-isopentenyl adenosine(37)-C2)-methylthiotransferase MiaB, which produces MSSSDRSRAVDLTRTYEVRTYGCQMNVHDSERLSGLLEDAGYVRAPEGSDGDADVVVFNTCAVRENADNRLYGNLGRLAPMKTKRPGMQIAVGGCLAQKDRDTIVKKAPWVDVVFGTHNIGKLPVLLERARVQEEAQVEIAESLEAFPSTLPTRRESAYAAWVSISVGCNNTCTFCIVPALRGKEKDRRTGDILAEIEALVGEGVSEITLLGQNVNAYGSDIGDREAFSKLLRACGKIAGLERVRFTSPHPRDFTDDVIAAMAETPNVMPQLHMPMQSGSDTVLKAMRRSYRQERYLGIIDKVRAAIPHAAITTDIIVGFPGETEEDFEQTLHAVREARFAQAFTFQYSKRPGTPAATMEGQIPKKVVQARYERLVALQEEISWDENKKQVGRTLELMVAEGEGRKDGATHRLSGRAADNRLVHFTKPDTEVRPGDVVTVEITYAAPHHLLAEGAVLDVRRTRAGDAWDKRNATEAAKPVGVMLGLPKIGAPEPLPVATGSGCGCD; this is translated from the coding sequence ATGAGCAGCAGCGACCGGAGCCGTGCAGTGGACCTGACGAGAACGTATGAAGTACGCACTTACGGATGTCAGATGAACGTCCACGACTCGGAACGGCTCTCCGGGCTGCTCGAGGACGCCGGATACGTACGTGCGCCCGAGGGTTCCGACGGTGACGCGGACGTCGTCGTCTTCAACACCTGCGCGGTGCGGGAGAACGCCGACAACCGTCTCTACGGCAACCTCGGCAGGCTCGCGCCGATGAAGACGAAGCGGCCCGGCATGCAGATCGCCGTCGGCGGCTGCCTCGCCCAGAAGGACCGGGACACCATCGTGAAGAAGGCGCCCTGGGTCGACGTCGTCTTCGGTACGCACAACATCGGCAAGCTGCCCGTCCTCCTGGAGCGCGCCCGTGTACAGGAAGAGGCACAGGTCGAGATCGCCGAGTCGCTCGAAGCGTTCCCCTCGACGCTGCCGACCCGCCGCGAGAGCGCGTACGCGGCCTGGGTCTCCATCTCCGTCGGTTGCAACAACACCTGCACCTTCTGCATCGTCCCGGCGCTGCGAGGCAAGGAGAAGGACCGAAGGACCGGCGACATCCTCGCCGAGATCGAGGCCCTGGTCGGCGAGGGCGTCTCCGAGATCACGCTGCTCGGGCAGAACGTAAACGCTTACGGCTCCGACATCGGCGACCGTGAGGCGTTCAGCAAGCTCCTGCGGGCCTGCGGGAAGATCGCGGGCCTGGAGCGCGTCCGCTTCACCTCGCCGCATCCGCGCGACTTCACGGACGACGTCATCGCCGCGATGGCCGAGACCCCGAACGTCATGCCGCAGCTGCACATGCCGATGCAGTCCGGTTCGGACACCGTCCTGAAGGCGATGCGCCGCTCGTACCGGCAGGAGCGGTACCTCGGGATCATCGACAAGGTCCGCGCCGCGATCCCGCACGCCGCGATCACCACCGACATCATCGTGGGCTTCCCCGGCGAGACCGAGGAGGACTTCGAGCAGACCCTGCACGCGGTCCGCGAGGCCCGATTCGCGCAAGCGTTTACGTTCCAGTACTCCAAGCGCCCCGGCACCCCTGCGGCCACCATGGAGGGTCAGATCCCCAAGAAGGTCGTGCAGGCGCGCTACGAGCGTCTCGTCGCCCTCCAGGAGGAGATCTCCTGGGACGAGAACAAGAAGCAGGTCGGCCGCACACTGGAGCTGATGGTCGCCGAGGGCGAGGGGCGCAAGGACGGCGCCACCCACCGCCTCTCCGGCCGCGCCGCCGACAACCGCCTGGTGCACTTCACCAAGCCCGACACCGAGGTCCGCCCCGGCGACGTCGTCACCGTCGAGATCACGTACGCCGCCCCGCACCACCTGCTCGCCGAGGGCGCCGTCCTCGATGTGCGCCGCACGCGCGCGGGGGACGCCTGGGACAAGCGCAACGCCACCGAGGCCGCGAAGCCGGTGGGCGTCATGCTGGGGCTGCCGAAGATCGGGGCGCCGGAGCCGCTGCCGGTCGCCACGGGCAGCGGGTGCGGCTGCGACTGA
- a CDS encoding TAXI family TRAP transporter solute-binding subunit, whose protein sequence is MFQAFSRIGRRRALQGSAAAFVAFGLLLWWLLPLGKSSPDGTVSFSTGSASGVYQLYGTLLQEALAKDMPRLKVELEGSEGSQQNVQRVATGQADFTIAAADAVAKYQREGGRGADLLRGCARLYDDYVHVVVPQSSTVETIGELKGKRVAVGPRGSGVRLIAEHVLAAAGLDLDKDIQPVSVGIGDMPELLESKKIDAFFWSGGLPTKAVSDLSDRTDIRLLQITPDLVKKLHEQGQEAEYYRSAVMPADAYPRAQSGESVQTVAVANLLVTRAGTDAELTEGMTRTVIHSRDRIGEEVHAAQRVDLRTAIYTDPLDLDEGASRYYRSVKP, encoded by the coding sequence ATGTTCCAGGCATTTTCCCGTATCGGCAGACGCCGGGCCCTGCAGGGTTCGGCCGCCGCCTTCGTGGCCTTCGGGCTGCTCCTGTGGTGGCTGCTGCCCCTGGGCAAGAGCTCACCGGACGGGACGGTGTCCTTCAGTACGGGATCGGCGTCCGGCGTGTACCAGCTGTACGGGACGCTGCTGCAGGAGGCGCTCGCGAAGGACATGCCCCGCCTGAAGGTGGAGCTGGAAGGGAGCGAGGGCTCGCAGCAGAACGTGCAGCGGGTCGCCACCGGGCAGGCCGATTTCACCATCGCGGCCGCCGACGCGGTGGCGAAGTACCAGCGGGAGGGCGGCCGGGGCGCGGACCTGCTGCGCGGCTGCGCCCGGCTGTACGACGACTATGTGCACGTGGTCGTCCCCCAGAGTTCCACCGTGGAGACCATCGGGGAGCTGAAGGGCAAGCGGGTCGCGGTGGGGCCGCGCGGCTCCGGGGTGCGGCTGATCGCCGAGCATGTGCTGGCAGCGGCCGGCCTCGACCTGGACAAGGACATCCAGCCGGTGTCCGTCGGCATAGGAGACATGCCGGAGCTGCTCGAATCGAAGAAGATCGACGCCTTCTTCTGGTCCGGCGGGCTCCCGACGAAAGCCGTGAGTGACCTCTCGGACAGGACCGACATCAGGCTGCTCCAGATCACCCCCGACCTCGTGAAGAAGCTGCACGAACAAGGCCAGGAAGCCGAGTACTACCGGTCCGCCGTCATGCCGGCGGATGCCTATCCCCGTGCCCAGTCCGGAGAATCCGTGCAGACGGTGGCGGTGGCGAACCTGCTCGTGACCCGGGCGGGGACGGACGCGGAGCTGACCGAGGGGATGACCCGCACGGTGATCCACAGTCGCGACCGCATCGGCGAGGAGGTGCACGCGGCACAGCGTGTGGACCTGCGGACCGCCATCTACACGGATCCGCTGGACCTGGACGAGGGTGCGAGTCGCTACTACCGCTCGGTCAAGCCGTAG
- a CDS encoding sensor histidine kinase has protein sequence MRARLLPLLIVLMAAVLLALGVPLAVSLAAAQQQKVVVDRIDDTARFASLAQFVTDPPKGSRVDASDERLNTLGRELIKYNGLYGIKVGVFYRDSIMAKAPADWYIPVKGEARDAFAEAFQSRRSHDPAQVWPWQRDRLVVASPVIRDGDVIAVVVTDSPTGQMRSQILRGWLVIGVGEIAAMLLALSAALRLTGWVLRPVRVLDATTHDIATGRLKSRVAAAGGPPELRRLARSFNEMADNVEDVLEQQRAFVADASHQLRNPLSALLLRIELLALELPEGNEEIASVRTEGKRLAQVLDDLLDLALAEHAEADLRLTDIGELTAERVASWSPVADDKGVRLVGTCPATTAWADPVALSSALDAVIDNALKFTPEGKSVEVEVASNGEVSTIVVTDLGPGLSDEELTRVGDRFWRSPGHQNVKGSGLGLSISRALLAAGGGAIAYEHHEPHGLKVTVSVPRTVPGT, from the coding sequence GTGCGCGCACGTCTCCTCCCGCTGCTCATCGTCCTGATGGCGGCCGTACTGCTCGCCCTCGGCGTCCCCCTCGCCGTCAGCCTGGCGGCCGCCCAGCAGCAGAAGGTGGTCGTCGACCGGATCGACGACACGGCCCGCTTCGCGTCCCTCGCACAGTTCGTCACCGACCCGCCGAAGGGCTCACGCGTCGACGCCTCGGACGAGCGCCTCAACACGCTCGGCAGGGAACTCATCAAGTACAACGGGCTGTACGGCATCAAGGTCGGCGTGTTCTACCGCGACAGCATCATGGCCAAGGCGCCCGCGGACTGGTACATCCCCGTGAAGGGCGAGGCCCGCGACGCCTTCGCCGAGGCCTTCCAGAGCCGCCGCAGCCACGACCCCGCACAGGTCTGGCCGTGGCAGCGGGACCGTCTCGTCGTGGCATCCCCCGTCATCCGGGACGGTGACGTCATCGCCGTCGTGGTCACCGACTCGCCAACCGGACAGATGCGCTCGCAGATCCTGCGCGGCTGGCTGGTCATCGGCGTCGGTGAGATCGCCGCGATGCTCCTCGCACTCAGCGCCGCGCTGCGCCTGACCGGCTGGGTGCTGCGGCCCGTACGCGTCCTCGACGCCACCACCCACGACATCGCGACCGGCCGCCTGAAGTCCCGTGTCGCGGCCGCGGGCGGGCCGCCGGAACTCAGGCGCCTGGCCCGGTCGTTCAACGAGATGGCAGACAACGTCGAGGACGTGCTGGAACAGCAGCGCGCCTTCGTCGCCGACGCCTCGCACCAGCTGCGCAACCCCCTGTCCGCCCTGCTGCTGCGCATCGAACTGCTCGCCCTGGAACTCCCCGAGGGCAACGAGGAGATCGCCTCCGTCCGCACCGAGGGCAAGCGTCTCGCGCAGGTCCTGGACGACCTGCTGGACCTCGCCCTCGCCGAGCACGCCGAGGCGGACCTGCGGCTCACCGACATCGGTGAGCTGACCGCCGAGCGCGTGGCGTCCTGGTCGCCGGTCGCAGACGACAAGGGCGTACGACTCGTCGGGACCTGCCCCGCCACGACCGCGTGGGCCGACCCCGTCGCCCTCTCCAGCGCCCTGGACGCCGTGATCGACAACGCGCTGAAGTTCACCCCCGAGGGAAAGTCCGTCGAGGTCGAGGTGGCCTCCAACGGCGAGGTCTCGACCATCGTCGTCACCGACCTCGGTCCCGGACTCAGCGACGAGGAGCTCACCCGTGTCGGCGACCGCTTCTGGCGCAGCCCCGGCCACCAGAACGTCAAGGGCTCCGGCCTCGGCCTGTCCATCTCCCGGGCCCTGCTCGCGGCGGGCGGCGGCGCCATCGCGTACGAGCACCACGAGCCGCACGGCCTGAAGGTGACGGTGAGCGTGCCGCGGACGGTGCCGGGAACCTGA
- a CDS encoding response regulator transcription factor yields the protein MRLLLVEDDNHVAAALSAVLARHGFDVTHARSGEEALQALVPEGAGFGVVLLDLGLPDQDGYEVCGKIRKRTSIPVIMVTARADVRSRIHGLNLGADDYVVKPYDTGELLARIHAVSRRNVADETAAPGETALNLGPVRIELPTRQVSVDGSVVQLTRKEFDLLALLAQRPGVVFRREQIISEVWRTSWEGTGRTLEVHVASLRSKLRMPALIETVRGVGYRLVAPAA from the coding sequence ATGAGACTGCTCCTCGTCGAGGACGACAACCACGTGGCCGCCGCTCTGTCCGCGGTTCTCGCACGTCACGGCTTCGACGTGACCCACGCCCGCAGTGGCGAGGAGGCCCTCCAGGCGCTCGTTCCCGAAGGCGCCGGCTTCGGAGTGGTGCTCCTCGACCTCGGCCTGCCCGACCAGGACGGCTACGAGGTCTGCGGCAAGATCCGCAAGCGCACCAGCATCCCCGTGATCATGGTCACCGCGCGCGCCGACGTACGCTCCCGGATCCACGGCCTCAACCTCGGCGCCGACGACTACGTGGTGAAGCCGTACGACACCGGGGAACTCCTCGCCCGTATCCACGCCGTCAGCCGGCGCAACGTCGCCGACGAGACCGCGGCCCCCGGCGAGACCGCACTGAACCTGGGCCCCGTACGGATCGAACTGCCCACCCGCCAGGTCAGCGTGGACGGTTCGGTTGTCCAACTGACCCGCAAGGAGTTCGACCTTCTCGCACTCCTCGCCCAGCGTCCTGGCGTGGTGTTCCGGCGGGAACAGATCATCAGCGAGGTCTGGCGTACCAGCTGGGAGGGGACCGGCCGCACCCTGGAGGTGCACGTCGCGTCCCTGCGCTCCAAGCTGCGCATGCCGGCCCTGATCGAGACCGTGCGCGGCGTCGGGTACCGGCTCGTCGCGCCCGCCGCGTAG
- a CDS encoding amino acid ABC transporter ATP-binding protein gives MTEVSVTKDAVPAADDLVVLKNVNKHFGALHVLQDIDLTIARGEVVVVIGPSGSGKSTLCRAINRLEMIDSGDISIDGKPLPEEGKELARLRADVGMVFQSFNLFAHKTVLENVMLGQLKVRKADKKAAEEKARGLLDRVGVATQADKYPAQLSGGQQQRVAIARALAMDPKVMLFDEPTSALDPEMINEVLEVMQQLARDGMTMVVVTHEMGFARSAANRVVFMADGRIVEEAVPDQFFSNPRSDRAKDFLSKILHH, from the coding sequence ATGACCGAAGTATCGGTGACCAAGGACGCCGTACCCGCGGCCGACGATCTGGTCGTACTGAAGAACGTCAACAAGCACTTCGGTGCGTTGCACGTGCTCCAGGACATCGACCTGACGATCGCGCGTGGTGAGGTCGTCGTGGTCATCGGGCCCTCCGGGTCCGGAAAGTCCACCCTGTGCCGCGCCATCAATCGCCTGGAGATGATCGACTCGGGAGACATCTCGATCGACGGCAAGCCGCTGCCCGAGGAGGGCAAGGAACTGGCCCGGCTGCGGGCCGATGTCGGCATGGTCTTCCAGTCCTTCAACCTCTTCGCGCACAAGACGGTGCTCGAGAACGTGATGCTGGGCCAGCTCAAGGTCCGTAAGGCGGACAAGAAGGCCGCGGAGGAGAAGGCCCGCGGGCTGCTCGACCGGGTGGGTGTCGCCACGCAGGCGGACAAGTACCCCGCCCAGCTCTCCGGCGGTCAGCAGCAGCGTGTCGCGATCGCGCGGGCGCTGGCGATGGACCCCAAGGTCATGCTCTTCGACGAGCCGACGTCGGCTCTCGACCCGGAGATGATCAACGAGGTCCTGGAAGTCATGCAGCAGCTTGCGCGTGACGGGATGACGATGGTTGTAGTCACACACGAGATGGGTTTCGCCCGTTCGGCCGCCAACCGCGTCGTCTTCATGGCGGACGGGCGCATCGTCGAAGAGGCTGTGCCGGACCAGTTCTTCAGCAACCCCCGCAGCGACCGGGCGAAGGACTTCCTGTCGAAGATCCTGCACCACTGA
- a CDS encoding glutamate ABC transporter substrate-binding protein: MKLRKVTAASAAVLALALTATACGSDDKDSDSADTGSGGSKKITIGIKFDQPGIGQKTPQGYEGFDVDVATYVAKQLGYNADQIQWKEAKSADRETMLQRGDVDFIAASYSINDERAAKVDFAGPYLLAHQDVLIRADDDSIKTPKDLNDKKLCSVTGSTSAQNVKDKLAPKAQLQEYPTYSACLTGVQSGQLDALTTDDSILAGYASQANFKGKFKLGGFKMTNENYGIGVKKGSDLKAKIDTALEKMVSDGAWEKAVTANFGPANYKNEPAPKIGNIVK; the protein is encoded by the coding sequence ATGAAGCTCCGCAAGGTCACCGCCGCCTCGGCCGCCGTCCTCGCACTCGCCCTCACGGCCACCGCCTGCGGTTCGGACGACAAGGACAGCGACAGCGCTGACACCGGCTCCGGCGGCAGCAAGAAGATCACCATCGGCATCAAGTTCGACCAGCCCGGCATCGGCCAGAAAACGCCGCAGGGCTACGAGGGCTTCGACGTCGACGTCGCGACGTACGTCGCCAAGCAGCTCGGTTACAACGCGGACCAGATCCAGTGGAAGGAAGCGAAGAGCGCCGACCGCGAGACCATGCTCCAGCGTGGTGACGTCGACTTCATCGCCGCCTCCTACTCGATCAACGACGAGCGCGCCGCGAAGGTCGACTTCGCCGGTCCGTACCTCCTGGCCCACCAGGACGTCCTGATCCGCGCCGACGACGACTCGATCAAGACGCCGAAGGACCTCAACGACAAGAAGCTGTGTTCGGTGACGGGCTCCACCTCGGCGCAGAACGTCAAGGACAAGCTCGCCCCCAAGGCTCAGCTGCAGGAGTACCCGACGTACTCGGCCTGCCTGACCGGTGTCCAGAGCGGCCAGCTCGACGCGCTGACCACGGACGACTCGATCCTCGCCGGCTACGCCTCGCAGGCGAACTTCAAGGGCAAGTTCAAGCTCGGCGGCTTCAAGATGACCAACGAGAACTACGGCATCGGCGTCAAGAAGGGCAGCGACCTCAAGGCCAAGATCGACACGGCTCTCGAGAAGATGGTCTCCGACGGTGCGTGGGAGAAGGCCGTGACGGCCAACTTCGGCCCGGCGAACTACAAGAACGAGCCCGCCCCGAAGATCGGCAACATCGTCAAGTGA
- a CDS encoding amino acid ABC transporter permease, with protein MFDFLEGYDLWEAFWTTVQLTVLSAVGSLIWGTLLAAMRVGPVPLMRGFGTAYVNIVRNIPLTVIILFASLGLNQTLGISLGSDQVDTTNFRLAVLGLIMYTSAFVCEALRSGINTVPVGQAEAARAIGLNFTQVLTLIVLPQAFRSVVGPLANVLIALTKNTTVAAAIGVAEAALLMKEMIENEAQLIAISAVFAFGFVCLTLPTGLILGWVSKKVAVKR; from the coding sequence GTGTTCGACTTTCTTGAAGGTTACGACCTGTGGGAAGCCTTCTGGACGACGGTGCAACTGACCGTCCTGTCCGCCGTCGGCTCCCTGATCTGGGGGACCCTGCTGGCCGCCATGCGGGTCGGCCCGGTGCCTCTCATGCGCGGTTTCGGTACCGCCTACGTCAACATCGTGCGGAACATCCCGCTCACCGTGATCATCCTGTTCGCCTCGCTCGGCCTGAACCAGACGCTGGGTATCAGCCTCGGATCGGACCAGGTCGACACCACGAACTTCCGGCTCGCGGTGCTCGGTCTGATCATGTACACCTCGGCGTTCGTGTGTGAGGCACTGCGGTCCGGCATCAACACGGTGCCTGTCGGCCAGGCCGAGGCGGCACGCGCCATCGGCCTGAACTTCACGCAGGTGCTGACGCTGATCGTGCTGCCCCAGGCATTCCGTTCGGTCGTGGGCCCGCTGGCGAACGTCCTGATCGCGTTGACCAAGAACACCACGGTGGCCGCCGCGATCGGTGTCGCCGAGGCGGCGCTGCTGATGAAGGAGATGATCGAGAACGAGGCGCAGCTCATCGCGATCTCCGCGGTCTTCGCATTCGGATTCGTGTGTCTGACGCTGCCGACCGGTCTGATCCTCGGCTGGGTGAGCAAGAAGGTGGCGGTGAAGCGATGA
- a CDS encoding amino acid ABC transporter permease, giving the protein MSSVLYDAQGPRAKRRNIVFSVVFLAALAAVLWWVYTMLDEKGQLEWVLWKPFFTDTEVWSTYLWPGLQNTLKAAALSMVIALPLGAVLGIARLSEHAWVRVPAGAVVEFFRAIPVLVLMIFGLALFSEYTNVNADDRPLYAVVTGLVLYNSSVLAEIVRAGILSLPRGQAEAALAVGLRKNQVMRFILLPQAVTAMLPAIVSQLVVIVKDTALGGAVLTFSDLMAAVSPMSAYYGANTIASFTIVAVIYIVINFALTSFASWLEGRLRRGKKSTGAVLGVDAVDELSAPGDHVDVTHEVDKGP; this is encoded by the coding sequence ATGAGCTCGGTCCTCTACGACGCCCAGGGCCCGCGGGCCAAGCGGCGGAACATCGTGTTCTCCGTGGTGTTCCTCGCCGCCCTCGCCGCGGTGCTGTGGTGGGTGTACACCATGCTGGACGAGAAGGGCCAGCTCGAGTGGGTGCTGTGGAAGCCCTTCTTCACCGACACCGAAGTCTGGAGCACGTACCTCTGGCCGGGGCTCCAGAACACGCTCAAGGCCGCGGCGCTCTCCATGGTCATCGCACTGCCGCTCGGTGCCGTCCTCGGTATCGCCCGGCTGTCCGAGCACGCCTGGGTACGCGTCCCGGCCGGCGCTGTGGTGGAGTTCTTCCGCGCCATCCCGGTGCTGGTCCTCATGATCTTCGGCCTCGCGCTGTTCTCGGAGTACACGAACGTCAACGCGGACGACCGTCCGCTGTACGCGGTCGTCACCGGCCTGGTGCTCTACAACTCCTCGGTCCTCGCGGAGATCGTCCGGGCAGGCATCCTGTCGCTGCCCAGGGGCCAGGCCGAGGCGGCGTTGGCGGTCGGTCTGCGCAAGAACCAGGTGATGCGGTTCATCCTGCTGCCACAGGCGGTCACGGCGATGCTGCCGGCGATCGTCAGCCAGCTCGTGGTGATCGTGAAGGACACGGCACTCGGTGGCGCCGTCCTCACCTTCTCCGACCTGATGGCGGCCGTCAGCCCGATGAGCGCCTACTACGGCGCGAACACCATCGCCAGCTTCACGATCGTCGCTGTGATCTACATCGTGATCAACTTCGCCCTCACGAGCTTCGCGAGCTGGCTGGAGGGCAGGCTGCGCCGCGGCAAGAAGTCCACCGGCGCGGTCCTCGGAGTGGACGCGGTCGACGAGCTCAGCGCGCCCGGCGACCACGTGGACGTCACCCACGAGGTCGACAAGGGTCCGTGA
- a CDS encoding FAD-dependent monooxygenase: MDPVIIVGAGPVGLTLALALARQEVPSIVLDEGPGKDEQRLARTVVLREDTTALVERLTGFPLAEAGFRWAGWRSMRRKQVMRQITFGDDEPAPLHVPQHVLTAALRAAIATERLVKVAVDSRLDSIEQETSGVTAHTREPKGTWWRGSYLIGCDGPRSTVRKLQDIRFPGRTAVERHAVAALRTELPWPGEALLHRMPPWRTSGPSAGEVTARPLADDVWRLDWLLPPGKDLVTPDLLVARVRETLAGWSGGTTPPYELLDTGVHTVHHRLARRWRAGRVFLAGDAAHLLGALGTQGLDDGLRDADNLAWKLSLAWHHGPHEALLDSYQVERRAVVAARLRAADQALPILRAGGLRSAVPGSARGHDSLLTDGHLGRGQLGAPGAYADSPLAPPRAESSAEVGTEVGDQVADVRVTAEDGSFVRLRDRLGHGALLVLLIAPGTGVWERKHWVTAGIMPRLAAAVTALPHHAELLVAESYPGAAAHTVLLIRPDGHLVTALSGVRPADLYEAAEAALGGPRATAKAAAGTS; this comes from the coding sequence GTGGACCCGGTGATCATCGTCGGAGCGGGGCCCGTCGGACTCACGCTCGCCCTGGCGCTGGCCCGCCAGGAGGTCCCGTCCATCGTTCTGGACGAGGGTCCCGGCAAGGACGAACAGAGGCTCGCGCGCACGGTCGTACTGCGTGAGGACACCACCGCGCTGGTCGAGCGGCTGACGGGGTTCCCGCTCGCCGAGGCCGGTTTCCGTTGGGCCGGATGGCGGTCGATGCGGCGCAAGCAGGTGATGCGGCAGATCACGTTCGGCGACGACGAGCCCGCACCCCTGCACGTCCCCCAGCACGTACTGACCGCCGCGCTCAGAGCAGCCATCGCGACCGAGCGCCTGGTCAAGGTCGCCGTGGACAGCCGCCTCGACTCGATCGAGCAGGAGACCTCGGGCGTCACGGCGCACACCCGCGAGCCCAAGGGCACGTGGTGGCGCGGCAGCTATCTGATCGGCTGCGACGGACCGCGTTCGACGGTGCGCAAGCTCCAGGACATCCGCTTCCCAGGTCGCACCGCCGTCGAGCGACACGCCGTCGCCGCGCTGCGTACGGAACTTCCGTGGCCCGGCGAGGCGTTGTTGCACCGGATGCCGCCGTGGCGGACGTCGGGCCCCTCGGCCGGGGAGGTGACCGCGCGTCCGCTCGCCGACGACGTGTGGCGCCTGGACTGGCTGCTGCCGCCGGGCAAGGACCTGGTCACGCCGGACCTGCTGGTGGCCCGCGTGCGCGAGACCCTCGCGGGCTGGAGCGGGGGCACCACACCCCCGTACGAACTGCTGGACACCGGAGTCCACACAGTGCATCACCGGCTGGCGCGCCGGTGGCGGGCCGGCCGTGTCTTCCTGGCCGGGGACGCCGCGCATCTGCTCGGTGCGCTCGGTACGCAGGGTCTCGACGACGGCCTGCGGGACGCCGACAACCTCGCGTGGAAGCTGTCCCTCGCCTGGCACCACGGCCCTCACGAGGCGCTGCTCGACAGTTACCAGGTGGAGCGGCGCGCGGTCGTCGCCGCCCGCCTGCGCGCCGCGGACCAGGCGCTGCCGATACTGCGGGCCGGAGGCCTGCGCTCCGCGGTGCCCGGGTCGGCGCGCGGCCATGACTCGCTGCTCACCGACGGCCATCTGGGGCGCGGCCAGCTGGGCGCGCCGGGGGCGTACGCCGATTCGCCTCTCGCGCCTCCACGCGCCGAGTCGTCGGCCGAGGTCGGCACGGAGGTGGGCGATCAGGTCGCCGATGTACGGGTGACTGCGGAGGACGGTTCCTTCGTACGGCTGCGGGACAGGCTGGGCCACGGGGCGCTGCTGGTCCTGCTGATCGCGCCGGGGACCGGGGTGTGGGAGCGCAAGCACTGGGTGACTGCCGGGATCATGCCGCGTCTCGCGGCCGCCGTGACCGCGCTGCCGCACCATGCCGAGCTGCTGGTCGCGGAGAGCTACCCGGGTGCGGCGGCGCACACGGTGCTGCTGATCCGCCCGGACGGGCACCTGGTCACGGCGCTCAGCGGGGTACGCCCGGCGGATCTGTACGAGGCGGCGGAGGCGGCGCTGGGCGGCCCCCGGGCCACGGCCAAGGCCGCGGCGGGGACGTCCTGA
- a CDS encoding putative leader peptide yields the protein MRLWRRVHMDLVRYAGCVCRPSC from the coding sequence GTGCGCCTGTGGCGGAGGGTCCATATGGACCTCGTCCGCTATGCGGGCTGCGTGTGTCGCCCGTCCTGCTGA